In Antennarius striatus isolate MH-2024 chromosome 20, ASM4005453v1, whole genome shotgun sequence, the genomic window CACCGCTGCGGCGTCTGCCCGCTTAGCTACCAGAGCGCCGCCTGCCTGAAGCAGCACCACGTGCGCGTGCACCTGAGGATCAAAGTGAACGACGCGGCGGCCGGCGGCCGCAGGCGGAGCCCGGTGCCGCCCAAGGCGTTCCCGTGTCTGGCGTGCGGGAAGACGTTCCGCTTCAAGTCGCTGCTGGCGAGCCACTGCCTGACGCACAGCGAGGCGCGGCCGCATGGCTGCGACTTCTGCCGACGTGCCTTCCGCCGCCTCAGCCACCTGAAGCGGCACCGCGAGGCGGTGCACGCCAACGGCGAGCGCCCGCCGCAGAGCTTTGTCTGCGGCGTCTGTGGCAAAGACAAGAAGTGCCGCTCGCAGCTCGCCCGGCACGTCATCATCCACACGGGCGAGCGCCCGTTCGCCTGTGACCTCTGCCACGCCCGCTTCAACCGCAGTGGCAACCTGAAGCAGCACAGGAAGCGCGTGCATGGTGTGGAGGAAGCGGCGCCGCCTGAGGAAGCCCCGCCCATCCTTTTCGACGACGACGGGACGCCGGCCCTAACGTACAAGCAGGAAGAGACAGTGGTGGCCATTGACGCCGCCGCTGCAGGCGGCGATGAGGACGGCGTTGGGGACGGAGTGGTCTCGACGGGCGACGGGACGGATTCGGGCGAGCAGCCGGTCGGGTCGTGACCCCCCTCCTGGACTGAGCGCGCTCAGAACTTTGGCGTTTTTGACGTGGAGTCGATTCTTCgtgctttaataaaaaaaagactgaagacGAAATTAGTGTCAGTTGATCTGTTCCGGCCCTTTAaggtgtcacatgacctctagctccgcctccactttctttccttattttaatttttttttttgcggtcATCAAACGGAGGCAGCCGATTGGTTGAAATCACAGAAACCCTTTTACTgctgacacatttttattatttttttcctgaggGTACAAAACAGGACCGACGGGGGGTGGGGCTTGGTCAGCTGATACTGGGATGAGGCGTTCCCATGGCGACAGAAGCCATTAACTGTGGCGTTAATCTGATTGGTGGTTAATGAAGTTCTTTGTTATTTCTGGGTCACGTCTGATGAGCTGAGCTCTAATCTGGGGGGTCTTGGGGGGTGAACTAATTTAGTTTTCATGGATGAGCCTAGAACCTGGACCTCATTCAGAACCGCTCCGAAATCAAACGCACCCCACTGTGTCTCCACCCGCCTGAGGGGCGCTTCATTTGTTCTCAGCTGATGATTGAttcaatgaaaacatgaaaaatttcacaccaaccaatcacagctgagAGATGTCGGCCAATCAGAAATGAGAGGCTAACAGGTAGAGATgacgaccaatcacagctcagagACTAATAGGTGGAGCTGGGAGGAgtgaagagaggaaaggaagtttgcaaaagaaGGAAatgagacaggaagtaggaaggaaaggaggaggaagaggcggggccaggaggaggaaggggaggggccAGAACGTGAAGCAGAAACGTAAAGAACACCAGCTGGAGGTGACCCCATGAAAacctctgatgacatcatcagcgtcGCTCAGAGCTCCACCCACTTGATGAAGACGATGGGTTGGGGCGGAGTCATCTGCTGTGATGTCACGGGGTGGGGTCACACCTCCATGGAGTCCGGTTTGGGCGCTCTGGAAATCCACAGGTTTGATTGGTTGACCGCTGTTTTGGTGCGAGGAGTGCTGAGGAGGGAAGAGGGCGTTACCATGGTTACCACCTGATCAGAACCGGGTCAATCAatcagttaaaaacaaacacattaatcaGGTGATCTGGAGGGAACACCTGGACTGAagccaggtacacacacacacacacacacacacacacacggcccgTCAGAATCACTGAGTCAGCACCAAACACCCCAGAACCTGCCTCCTCAGCAGGAACTGCCGCCGTCAGCAGATTTACTGGAGGCTGCTGGGAGATGTAGTTCTATTAGTGACTAACCTTCTGCCGAGCATCTGGAAACAACAAGTCCCAGAAGCCACCaggatgagcagcagcagggggaTTGTGGGTATGACCACGTACACCAGCAGCATGCCTAGGCAGAAGCAGAGGCGCCGTTCACACCGACCCCCAaccggggtcagaggtcagaggtcagacgaGTCAGTACCTGAGCCTCCAGCCATGGCGACCTGAGGGGGAGTCTCCCCGCGACCTGTCGACTGTTTGACCACACCCCCATCGCCGCCGGCCGTGGTTCCTGAGGAGCAGACCGGTGACagccatgatgacatcatcagacgcTGAACGTACAGACGTGTTGGTCTTACCTGTGCCCCGCCCACCTGGGCCCCACCCACCCATGCCCCACCCACCTGGGCCCGGCCCTGAAGGCGTGTGCGTCTGCCGGCTCTCTGAAAAACACGAAGAAGAAAGAGGCCAAAGAAGGAGGGGCTTAACAACAGATGAATGACCCTCCTCTCCTGTGATGTcaggggtcatgtgaccagttaCAAACATAATACAGTAAGAGAAGAAGACATTATGTGGGCTATCATGTGTTACCACGgcgaccctaaccccccacacacacacacctggttcaTATTTGCAGATGAAGTTGTGCTTCATGTTGCATCGGTCGTCGTTCCATTGGTAGAGATAAGCCCCGCCCAGACCAGGAAGTGCAGCCGGTTGGTGGTACATGACCACACAGGCCTCGCCCCCGCAGGACGGCTCATCCATGTACCAGTtactgcatcatcatcatcatcatcatcatcatcatcatcatcatcaccaccaccatcatcatcatcatcttcatcagtttgTTCCCGCCCACCTGAAGGAGACGTGGCTTCCGTCGCTCCAGCGGTACCTCTCTCTACAGGAAGTGAAGGTGTTGCTCGCCTCCGTCTGATTGGCTCCGTCCATCCGACTCAAACCAATCCAGAAATCCCCGTCGGCGAtgccaccccctccccctcctgctCCTGAACTGAGCTCCTGGACACAAAGGGGGGGGCAGGTGAGAGGAGTAAGAGGGGGGAGGGGATGACGACGAGTGGGCGGGGCTCACCTGCAGCAGGTCCTCCACCTGCGTCTGCTCGTCCTGGCTCTGGACGCTGagcagct contains:
- the chodl gene encoding LOW QUALITY PROTEIN: chondrolectin (The sequence of the model RefSeq protein was modified relative to this genomic sequence to represent the inferred CDS: deleted 1 base in 1 codon) — its product is MDGWMDDGQTGGRMEVGWRSGVSKRLLGVAMKMMVVMMVMVVMMVKMMVIVPVNGARVVSGQTVCVGGPQRPCYKIAYFHDVSSRVAFREAREACRLGGGELLSVQSQDEQTQVEDLLQELSSGAGGGGGGIADGDFWIGLSRMDGANQTEASNTFTSCRERYRWSDGSHVSFSNWYMDEPSCGGEACVVMYHQPAALPGLGGAYLYQWNDDRCNMKHNFICKYEPESRQTHTPSGPGPGTTAGGDGGVVKQSTGRGETPPQVAMAGGSGMLLVYVVIPTIPLLLLILVASGTCCFQMLGRSTPRTKTAVNQSNLWISRAPKPDSMEV